Proteins from a single region of Primulina tabacum isolate GXHZ01 chromosome 5, ASM2559414v2, whole genome shotgun sequence:
- the LOC142544840 gene encoding polygalacturonase-2-like: MEKIMMPRILFVLLLTLILLCSSPCHGRKSHKHRKVSKDRRHHLVSQQVLINVDDFGAKADGKSDNAQAFSRAWDKACNSTSSSTIVVPRGKTYYIKHVDFSGPCKNSVSMEIQGTVKAMSEMYDTPKRLWIKFEDVTDMNISGGGIIDGNGEIWWKNSCKIKKTKPCQTQSAPTAMTFKNCVNLKMTNLKLQNAQQMHVVFQDCRDVEASNLRITAPGDSPNTDGIHITKTQNINILDSIIKTGDDCISIVNGTSNVQVQNIMCGPGHGISIGSLGENNMENHVSNILVKSVKITGATNGVRIKTWQGGSGSARNIAFEDILMQNVSNPIIINQNYCDKNKNCVKQNSAVQVENIMYRNIRGTSATKVAVNFNCSESFPCRNLYMENVKLNTHGEDGKAEAFCSQLTMLNAGVNSFPRCSSAHND, translated from the exons ATGGAGAAAATAATGATGCCCAggattttatttgtattacttttgACATTAATTCTATTGTGTTCATCCCCTTGTCATGGAAGAAAATCTCATAAGCATCGAAAAGTCTCCAAAGATCGCAGACATCATCTTGTATCACAACAGGTGTTGATCAATGTCGACGATTTCGGAGCCAAAGCTGATGGGAAATCAGACAATGCCCAG GCATTCAGCAGAGCTTGGGACAAGGCTTGTAATTCTACGAGTTCATCGACAATTGTGGTTCCAAGAGGCAAAACTTATTACATTAAACATGTTGATTTTTCAGGCCCTTGTAAGAACTCTGTTTCTATGGAG ATCCAAGGTACAGTAAAGGCTATGTCGGAAATGTACGACACCCCTAAGAGACTTTGGATAAAGTTCGAAGATGTTACGGATATGAATATTTCAGGTGGTGGTATTATAGATGGCAATGGTGAAATATGGTGGAAAAATTCTTgcaaaataaagaaaactaaG CCTTGCCAAACGCAGAGTGCACCAACG GCTATGACATTCAAAAACTGTGTGAATTTAAAGATGACGAATTTGAAGCTACAAAATGCACAacagatgcatgtggttttccAGGATTGTCGCGACGTTGAGGCTTCGAACCTTAGAATTACAGCACCAGGAGATAGCCCTAACACTGATGGAATTCATATCACCAAAACGCAAAATATCAATATTCTAGACTCTATAATTAAAACTG GTGATGATTGTATTTCAATAGTGAATGGAACTAGCAACGTTCAAGTGCAGAACATAATGTGTGGACCAGGCCATGGAATCAG cATTGGAAGCTTAGGTGAAAATAATATGGAAAaccatgtttcaaatattttggTCAAGAGTGTCAAGATTACTGGAGCAACTAATGGAGTCAGAATAAAAACTTGGCAG GGAGGGAGTGGAAGCGCAAGAAACATCGCGTTTGAAGATATCCTGATGCAAAATGTCTCCAATcccataatcataaatcaaaattactgtgacaaaaataaaaattgtgtcAAGCAG AATTCAGCAGTGCAAGTAGAGAACATAATGTACAGAAATATAAGAGGCACAAGTGCTACAAAGGTGGCAGTAAACTTCAATTGCAGTGAATCGTTTCCATGCAGAAATCTTTACATGGAAAATGTGAAATTGAACACACACGGAGAAGATGGAAAGGCCGAAGCATTTTGTTCTCAGCTCACAATGTTGAATGCAGGAGTTAATTCCTTCCCACGCTGCAGCTCTGCCCATAATGATTAA